The following are from one region of the Strix uralensis isolate ZFMK-TIS-50842 chromosome 4, bStrUra1, whole genome shotgun sequence genome:
- the LIN54 gene encoding protein lin-54 homolog isoform X2, translated as MEVVSAEVNNLLPEEIMDTGITLVEDDSIEAVIVSSPMGDSIPMETELEEIVNISSTSDSSATTTVTVATESVTAPSNHSDDATVNATTPKADVNAVVKPTFPSGLHKLGAQTPVTISANQIILNKTADIKIGNQSIKPDGQKLIVTTLGKSGQPIVLALPHSQLPQAQKATSQAQGGDSKVQGQQIKVVIGGRSEVKPVVGVSALTQGSQLINTAAQPSVLQTQQLKTVQIAKKTRTPTSGPVITKLIFAKPINSKAVTGQTTQVSPVIAGRVLSQSAPGTPPKTITISESGVIGSSLSTTTQQTPNKIAISPLKSPNKGVKSAVQTITVGGVGTSQFKTIIPLATAPNVQQIQVPGSKFHYVRLVTATTANSSTQSASQNPSTNTQPLQQAKPVVVNATPVRMSVPIVPAQTVKQVVPKPINPTSQIVTTSQPQQRLIMPATPLPQIQPNLTNLPPGTVLAPAPGTGNVGYAVLPAQYVTQLQQSSYVSIASNTGFTGTSSIQSQARLPFNGIIPSESANRPRKPCNCTKSLCLKLYCDCFANGEFCNNCNCTNCYNNLDHENDRQKAIKACLDRNPEAFKPKIGKGKEGESDRRHSKGCNCKRSGCLKNYCECYEAKIMCSSICKCIGCKNFEESPERKTLMHLADAAEVRVQQQTAAKTKLSSQISDLLTRPTPALSSGGGKLPFTFVTKEVADATCECLLAQAEQAEKMGKSKAAAERMILEEFGRCLMRVINSAGKSKSDPCAMNC; from the exons ATGGAGGTGGTTTCAGCAGAAGTCAACAACTTGCTCCCTGAGGAAATAATGGACACCGGTATAACTCTGGTGGAAGACGACAGCATCGAGGCAGTTATCGTGTCATCGCCTATGGGAGATTCTATTCCCATGGAAACAGAACTGGAAGAAATAGTGAACATAAGCTCCACCAGCGACTCCTCAGCTACGACTACAGTCACAGTCGCCACAGAATCGGTTACGGCACCCAGCAATCACTCAGACGACGCAACAGTGAACGCCACAACCCCAAAAGCTGATGTGAATGCAGTAGTAAAGCCTACCTTTCCAAGCGGCCTCCATAAACTTGGTGCTCAGACCCCTGTCACTATATCAGCCAATCAGATTATTCTGAACAAGACCGCCGATATTAAAATAGGCAATCAGAGTATTAAACCGGATGGGCAAAAGCTAATTGTGACAACTTTGGGCAAGTCTGGCCAACCTATTGTTTTAGCGTTACCCCACAGCCAACTCCCGCAGGCGCAGAAGGCCACATCCCAAGCCCAAGGTGGAGACTCCAAGGTACAAGGCCAGCAGATCAAAGTTGTTATTGGAGGTCGGTCAGAAGTGAAACCTGTTGTTGGTGTCTCAGCTTTGACACAAGGAAGTCAGCTGATAAACACTGCGGCTCAACCTTCTGTTTTGCAGACCCAGCAATTAAAAACAGTACAG ATTGCAAAGAAGACCCGAACCCCAACTTCAGGCCCAGTGATCACCAAGCTGATCTTTGCAAAACCAATCAATAGCAAAGCAGTTACAGGGCAGACCACTCAAGTGTCACCAGTCATTGCAG GTAGGGTTCTTTCGCAGTCTGCTCCAGGAACACCACCAAAGACAATAACGATCTCTGAGAGTGGAGTCATTGGATCATCTCTGAGTACAACAACACAACAGACACCAAATAAAATAGCGATCTCACCACTCAAATCCCCTAATAAG GGTGTGAAATCAGCAGTGCAGACCATTACTGTAGGAGGAGTGGGTACATCTCAATTTAAGACAATTATTCCCTTGGCAACTGCACCCAATGTTCAGCAGATTCAGGTACCTGGAAGCAAGTTCCATTATGTCAGACTTGTTACAGCCACAACAGCCAATAGTTCAACCCAATCAGCCAGTCAAAATCCCAGTACAAATACACAGCCTCTTCAACAGG CGAAGCCAGTGGTGGTGAACGCGACCCCAGTGCGGATGTCTGTTCCCATAGTGCCAGCACAGACTGTGAAACAG GTGGTGCCCAAACCGATTAACCCAACTTCCCAGATAGTTACTACTAGTCAGCCCCAACAAAGACTTATTATGCCAGCCACTCCACTGCCACAGATACAGCCCAACCTCACCAACCTCCCGCCGGGCACTGTGCTGGCACCAGCACCGGGTACAGGAAACGTTGGCTATGCAGTCCTTCCAGCTCAGTATGTCACACAG CTACAACAATCATCATATGTATCTATAGCAAGCAACACTGGCTTTACAGGGACATCTAGTATCCAGTCACAAGCACGACTGCCATTCAACGG aaTAATTCCTTCTGAATCTGCAAACCGTCCCAGGAAGCCTTGCAATTGTACTAAGTCTCTATGTTTGAAATT GTATTGCGATTGTTTTGCAAATGGTGAATTCTGCAATAACTGCAACTGTACAAATTGTTACAACAACCTGGACCATGAAAATGATAGACAAAAAGCAATAAAG GCCTGCCTTGACAGAAACCCTGAAGCCTTCAAGCCCAAAatagggaaaggaaaggaaggagaatcGGATCGGAGACACAGCAAAGGGTGTAACTGTAAACGCTCAGGATGTCTCAAAAACTACTGCGAATGTTATGAG gcaAAAATCATGTGTTCTTCCATATGCAAATGCATTGGCTGTAAAAATTTTGAAGAAAGCCCAGAGCGAAAGACACTGATGCATTTAGCAGACGCTGCAGAAGTTAGGGTGCAGCAGCAGACCGCTGCAAAGACCAAGTTATCTTCCCAGATCTCAGATCTGCTGACAAGGCCAACACCAGCGCTCAGCAGTGGTGGCGGGAA GCTGCCCTTTACGTTTGTAACCAAGGAGGTAGCCGATGCGACCTGCGAATGCCTTCTCGCCCAGGCAGAGCAAGCAGAGAAGATGGGCAAGTCAAAAGCTGCAGCAGAGCGCATGATCCTCGAGGAGTTTGGACGCTGTTTGATGAGAGTTATTAACTCTGCAGGGAAGTCCAAAAGTGACCCTTGTGCCATGAACTGCTGA
- the LIN54 gene encoding protein lin-54 homolog isoform X1, with amino-acid sequence MEVVSAEVNNLLPEEIMDTGITLVEDDSIEAVIVSSPMGDSIPMETELEEIVNISSTSDSSATTTVTVATESVTAPSNHSDDATVNATTPKADVNAVVKPTFPSGLHKLGAQTPVTISANQIILNKTADIKIGNQSIKPDGQKLIVTTLGKSGQPIVLALPHSQLPQAQKATSQAQGGDSKVQGQQIKVVIGGRSEVKPVVGVSALTQGSQLINTAAQPSVLQTQQLKTVQIAKKTRTPTSGPVITKLIFAKPINSKAVTGQTTQVSPVIAGRVLSQSAPGTPPKTITISESGVIGSSLSTTTQQTPNKIAISPLKSPNKLTVVSVASQPPNSPQKTVGVPLNVALGQQILTVQQSAPSSPGKAIVNHTTAQGVKSAVQTITVGGVGTSQFKTIIPLATAPNVQQIQVPGSKFHYVRLVTATTANSSTQSASQNPSTNTQPLQQAKPVVVNATPVRMSVPIVPAQTVKQVVPKPINPTSQIVTTSQPQQRLIMPATPLPQIQPNLTNLPPGTVLAPAPGTGNVGYAVLPAQYVTQLQQSSYVSIASNTGFTGTSSIQSQARLPFNGIIPSESANRPRKPCNCTKSLCLKLYCDCFANGEFCNNCNCTNCYNNLDHENDRQKAIKACLDRNPEAFKPKIGKGKEGESDRRHSKGCNCKRSGCLKNYCECYEAKIMCSSICKCIGCKNFEESPERKTLMHLADAAEVRVQQQTAAKTKLSSQISDLLTRPTPALSSGGGKLPFTFVTKEVADATCECLLAQAEQAEKMGKSKAAAERMILEEFGRCLMRVINSAGKSKSDPCAMNC; translated from the exons ATGGAGGTGGTTTCAGCAGAAGTCAACAACTTGCTCCCTGAGGAAATAATGGACACCGGTATAACTCTGGTGGAAGACGACAGCATCGAGGCAGTTATCGTGTCATCGCCTATGGGAGATTCTATTCCCATGGAAACAGAACTGGAAGAAATAGTGAACATAAGCTCCACCAGCGACTCCTCAGCTACGACTACAGTCACAGTCGCCACAGAATCGGTTACGGCACCCAGCAATCACTCAGACGACGCAACAGTGAACGCCACAACCCCAAAAGCTGATGTGAATGCAGTAGTAAAGCCTACCTTTCCAAGCGGCCTCCATAAACTTGGTGCTCAGACCCCTGTCACTATATCAGCCAATCAGATTATTCTGAACAAGACCGCCGATATTAAAATAGGCAATCAGAGTATTAAACCGGATGGGCAAAAGCTAATTGTGACAACTTTGGGCAAGTCTGGCCAACCTATTGTTTTAGCGTTACCCCACAGCCAACTCCCGCAGGCGCAGAAGGCCACATCCCAAGCCCAAGGTGGAGACTCCAAGGTACAAGGCCAGCAGATCAAAGTTGTTATTGGAGGTCGGTCAGAAGTGAAACCTGTTGTTGGTGTCTCAGCTTTGACACAAGGAAGTCAGCTGATAAACACTGCGGCTCAACCTTCTGTTTTGCAGACCCAGCAATTAAAAACAGTACAG ATTGCAAAGAAGACCCGAACCCCAACTTCAGGCCCAGTGATCACCAAGCTGATCTTTGCAAAACCAATCAATAGCAAAGCAGTTACAGGGCAGACCACTCAAGTGTCACCAGTCATTGCAG GTAGGGTTCTTTCGCAGTCTGCTCCAGGAACACCACCAAAGACAATAACGATCTCTGAGAGTGGAGTCATTGGATCATCTCTGAGTACAACAACACAACAGACACCAAATAAAATAGCGATCTCACCACTCAAATCCCCTAATAAG CTAACAGTGGTGTCAGTGGCCTCCCAGCCTCCCAACTCACCCCAGAAGACGGTGGGTGTCCCACTGAATGTAGCGTTAGGACAGCAGATCCTCACAGTGCAGCAGTCAGCACCCTCCTCCCCTGGGAAGGCTATAGTCAACCACACAACTGCCCAG GGTGTGAAATCAGCAGTGCAGACCATTACTGTAGGAGGAGTGGGTACATCTCAATTTAAGACAATTATTCCCTTGGCAACTGCACCCAATGTTCAGCAGATTCAGGTACCTGGAAGCAAGTTCCATTATGTCAGACTTGTTACAGCCACAACAGCCAATAGTTCAACCCAATCAGCCAGTCAAAATCCCAGTACAAATACACAGCCTCTTCAACAGG CGAAGCCAGTGGTGGTGAACGCGACCCCAGTGCGGATGTCTGTTCCCATAGTGCCAGCACAGACTGTGAAACAG GTGGTGCCCAAACCGATTAACCCAACTTCCCAGATAGTTACTACTAGTCAGCCCCAACAAAGACTTATTATGCCAGCCACTCCACTGCCACAGATACAGCCCAACCTCACCAACCTCCCGCCGGGCACTGTGCTGGCACCAGCACCGGGTACAGGAAACGTTGGCTATGCAGTCCTTCCAGCTCAGTATGTCACACAG CTACAACAATCATCATATGTATCTATAGCAAGCAACACTGGCTTTACAGGGACATCTAGTATCCAGTCACAAGCACGACTGCCATTCAACGG aaTAATTCCTTCTGAATCTGCAAACCGTCCCAGGAAGCCTTGCAATTGTACTAAGTCTCTATGTTTGAAATT GTATTGCGATTGTTTTGCAAATGGTGAATTCTGCAATAACTGCAACTGTACAAATTGTTACAACAACCTGGACCATGAAAATGATAGACAAAAAGCAATAAAG GCCTGCCTTGACAGAAACCCTGAAGCCTTCAAGCCCAAAatagggaaaggaaaggaaggagaatcGGATCGGAGACACAGCAAAGGGTGTAACTGTAAACGCTCAGGATGTCTCAAAAACTACTGCGAATGTTATGAG gcaAAAATCATGTGTTCTTCCATATGCAAATGCATTGGCTGTAAAAATTTTGAAGAAAGCCCAGAGCGAAAGACACTGATGCATTTAGCAGACGCTGCAGAAGTTAGGGTGCAGCAGCAGACCGCTGCAAAGACCAAGTTATCTTCCCAGATCTCAGATCTGCTGACAAGGCCAACACCAGCGCTCAGCAGTGGTGGCGGGAA GCTGCCCTTTACGTTTGTAACCAAGGAGGTAGCCGATGCGACCTGCGAATGCCTTCTCGCCCAGGCAGAGCAAGCAGAGAAGATGGGCAAGTCAAAAGCTGCAGCAGAGCGCATGATCCTCGAGGAGTTTGGACGCTGTTTGATGAGAGTTATTAACTCTGCAGGGAAGTCCAAAAGTGACCCTTGTGCCATGAACTGCTGA
- the THAP9 gene encoding DNA transposase THAP9 isoform X2, with amino-acid sequence MTEYSPEMKQFACILHLYHVKAYDYLQKIFPLPHPYSLTNWLSNDEAAAGFSNDIFLRLQEKVERGEQAYRYCALMVQDMSLQKQREWDLHTQHPTGFIDLGAGALDADETPLASEALILMAVGISSPWTAPLGYFFVNSTTGHFLAQLLRHTINKLNNIGIVVLAVTSGATGRGAETARALGIRIDPERIQCTFQHPPGSAHSITYFFDVCHALQLIRNALQCFQKIEWLSDTAQWQHVVELAALQERRVLEPCSPKSGGPGNKESYHLKINLATLLFSEGAADALEHLQKLGLASFQNCSGTVKFVRLMSRLCDVFHSGGPWRRGLKGPLLAGNYTKISHLFNEAKSFFTTLTDSMGRYIIKSKCKLGFLSFLLNAESLKWLYTNYVCPEDAPSRHLLTYALSLNPLELFLGALQQACEGSGSPTCTVFRAAYHKLLASCSLAPASPHSRGSGSTNSWDVALSCRRDLTLGSVRAQYNTARGRTPSQYPYCAGLLLRGTALSNALTDLSLHARSLTCAAGFVAEQLASDLQCEACLASLFELDESRLRCRSVLYVKKFGGVTLPSASVHYITSISEQVLNQCDKVGDANKNTKLWHLSLEQKVFQELLGESPLFPTLTNHLFDGELCVNNHYTILVKEITRCYLNIRTNHAKHLNLTCRCGKHRLKKLKGRHGFPSPLGSCQSSQTHWGHESSLLFQGWLAPAEVP; translated from the coding sequence tTGGCTGTCTAATGATGAGGCTGCTGCAGGCTTCAGCAACGACATTTTTCTCCGCCTTCAGGAAAAGGTGGAGAGAGGGGAACAGGCCTACCGCTACTGTGCCCTGATGGTACAGGACATGTCCCTGCAGAAGCAGCGGGAGTGGGACCTGCACACCCAGCACCCGACAGGCTTTATTGACTTGGGAGCAGGCGCGCTCGATGCTGACGAAACTCCGCTGGCCTCGGAAGCCCTAATTCTCATGGCAGTCGGCATTTCGAGTCCCTGGACAGCTCCACTTGGCTACTTCTTTGTGAACAGCACAACTGGCCACTTCCTTGCTCAGCTGCTTCGTCACACCATTAATAAGCTGAACAACATTGGCATCGTGGTGCTGGCTGTGACGTCGGGTGCCACCGGTCGCGGTGCCGAGACTGCCAGAGCTCTGGGGATTAGGATAGATCCCGAAAGGATTCAGTGCACTTTCCAGCATCCGCCTGGCTCTGCTCACAGCATCACGTACTTTTTCGACGTCTGCCACGCGCTCCAGCTGATACGGAATGCTCTGCAGTGCTTCCAGAAGATAGAGTGGCTCAGCGACACCGCGCAGTGGCAGCATGTGGTGGAGCTGGCGGCTTTGCAGGAGCGGAGGGTGTTAGAGCCATGCAGTCCCAAGTCGGGCGGACCTGGGAATAAGGAGAGTTACCACCTGAAGATTAACCTTGCTACCCTGTTGTTCAGCGAGGGTGCTGCTGATGCACTGGAACACCTCCAGAAGCTGGGCCTGGCCTCGTTCCAGAACTGCAGCGGTACCGTCAAGTTTGTGCGCTTGATGAGCCGGCTGTGTGATGTATTTCACAGCGGAGGTCCCTGGAGAAGGGGACTGAAGGGGCCTTTGCTAGCTGGAAATTACACCAAAATAAGCCACCTCTTTAACGAGGCCAAGAGCTTCTTCACCACCTTAACGGACTCTATGGGGAGATATATTATTAAGAGCAAATGCAAGTTAGGATTTCTGAGTTTCTTGCTCAACGCCGAAAGCCTCAAGTGGCTTTACACCAACTATGTGTGTCCAGAAGACGCTCCTTCCCGTCACCTCCTGACCTACGCCCTCAGCCTCAACCCGCTGGAGCTGTTCCTCGGGGCCCTCCAGCAAGCCTGTGAGGGCAGCGGGAGCCCCACCTGCACCGTGTTCCGGGCCGCGTATCACAAACTGctggccagctgcagcctggcaccGGCCTCACCCCACAGCCGTGGCTCAGGCAGCACAAACTCCTGGGATGTAGCTCTGTCTTGTAGGAGAGATCTGACCCTCGGCAGCGTGCGTGCTCAGTATAACACAGCTCGGGGGAGGACCCCGTCCCAGTACCCCTATTGCGCCGGCCTGCTCTTGCGTGGCACCGCGCTGAGTAACGCGCTGACAGACCTCTCGCTGCACGCACGGAGCCTCACCTGCGCCGCGGGCTTCGTTGCTGAGCAGTTAGCCTCCGACTTGCAATGCGAGGCTTGTCTTGCTTCCCTTTTTGAGTTAGATGAGAGCAGGCTGAGGTGCAGGTCTGTGCTCTATGTAAAAAAGTTTGGTGGAGTGACTCTGCCCTCGGCAAGTGTACACTACATCACAAGCATTTCGGAGCAAGTCCTAAACCAGTGTGACAAAGTAGGAGATGCCAACAAAAACACTAAGCTGTGGCATTTGTCTCTAGAACAGAAAGTCTTCCAGGAGCTTCTGGGAGAaagtcccctcttccccaccctcACGAACCATTTGTTTGATGGCGAGTTGTGCGTCAACAACCACTACACCATCTTGGTAAAGGAAATAACACGATGTTACTTAAACATCAGAACAAACCATGCCAAACACCTGAACTTGACCTGCCGTTGTGGAAAGCACAGATTGAAGAAACTGAAGGGAAGACATGGGTTTCCATCACCACTGGGTAGCTGTCAGTCAAGCCAAACCCACTGGGGTCATGAGTCCTCACTGCTATTCCAAGGATGGCTGGCCCCTGCTGAGGTTCCGTGA